In one window of Juglans regia cultivar Chandler chromosome 3, Walnut 2.0, whole genome shotgun sequence DNA:
- the LOC118347966 gene encoding uncharacterized protein LOC118347966: protein MAPGTRNHPTREGSSGSNQNDNPDHLVAAATQFFQSMVSGQFMAPRAPQAGCTLEQFSRQHPPTFDGRLNSMDAESWIDRIEQIFEVLYCTDDQKVKYATYHLTDMANKWWKSTLALVQLELGEAVPITWEHFKKIFLDHFFPQTLQESRACQFMDLTQGSMTVAQYATTFMELSRFAIYLIPDEEKKAEKFERGLDRRIRERVRTLRILSFTELVTRATIAEEDLQENIEYNNQRKRQQQQQPQAVSHKDKRPHIMNRQGQPPAGQTYPTCATCGKRNLGRCMFGQNVCFKCGKPNHLARDCPVKKPGEPGRNGGQKTHATARVYALTPIDAEASNDVVTGTLSLFSRHASILFDSGAIHSFISNHYAHLAEKIPEPLEPSMSVATPSGDHIICDSVLIGCPIEIQGRILPADLIVFDMSGVDVILGMDWLSQNHACVDCFNKRVIFKCTDGEEFSFQSVRETSPPRVISALQATRLLRQGCMGFLEYLRIEKLSS from the exons GATCTTCTGGTTCTAACCAGAATGATAACCCGGACCATCTGGTCGCAGCTGCTACCCAATTCTTTCAATCTATGGTTAGCGGCCAATTTATGGCGCCTAGAGCTCCACAAGCCGGTTGTACTTTGGAGCAATTTTCTCGTCAGCATCCTCCTACGTTCGATGGCAGATTGAATTCCATGGATGCAGAAAGCTGGATCGATCGTATAGAGCAGATTTTTGAAGTGCTCTACTGCACTGATGATCAGAAGGTCAAATACGCCACGTACCACTTGACTGATATGGCAAACAAGTGGTGGAAGTCAACCCTGGCTTTGGTTCAGCTGGAACTAGGGGAAGCAGTCCCCATTACTTGGGagcatttcaagaaaatctttttggaCCACTTCTTTCCACAAACTCTTCAGGAGTCGAGAGCTTGCCAGTTTATGGATCTTACTCAAGGATCTATGACGGTAGCGCAATATGCTACAACGTTCATGGAGCTTTCTCGTTTTGCTATTTACTTAATTCcggatgaggaaaagaaggctgAAAAATTTGAGCGTGGACTGGATCGTAGGATTCGAGAACGTGTCCGTACTCTCAGGATTCTGAGTTTCACAGAGCTAGTCACCCGAGctaccattgctgaagaagacCTCCAAGAGAACATCGAGTACAACAATCAAAGGAAGCGCCAGCAACAGCAACAACCCCAAGCAGTATCGCATAAGGACAAGAGGCCTCACATTATGAATCGTCAAGGTCAACCACCAGCAGGGCAAACTTACCCCACGTGTGCAACATGTGGGAAACGAAATTTGGGAAGGTGCATGTTTGGCCAGAACGTGTGTTTCAAGTGTGGGAAGCCAAACCATCTAGCTCGGGACTGCCCAGTTAAGAAACCTGGGGAACCGGGTAGGAACGGAGGACAGAAGACGCATGCTACAGCCAGAGTTTATGCCCTTACCCCTATTGATGCTGAAGCATCAAATGATGTAGTCACAG GCACGTTATCGTTGTTTTCACGTCATGCCTCCATTTTATTCGACTCTGGTGctattcattctttcatttctaATCATTATGCACATTTGGCTGAGAAGATACCTGAACCGCTAGAACCTAGTATGTCTGTTGCTACGCCCTCGGGAGATCATATTATTTGTGATTCTGTGCTAATTGGTTGTCCGATAGAGATTCAAGGGAGAATTCTACCTGCGGACTTAATCGTATTTGATATGTCCGGAGTTGACGTGATTCTGGGAATGGACTGGTTATCCCAGAACCATGCATGTGTGGATTGCTTTAATAAGCGAGTGATCTTTAAATGCACAGATGGGGAGGAGTTTAGTTTTCAGTCTGTACGAGAAACTTCCCCTCCCCGTGTAATCTCAGCTTTGCAGGCCACCAGACTTTTGAGACAAGGGTGCATGGGATTCCTG GAGTACCTCAGGATAGAGAAGTTGAGTTCGTGA